The Carnobacterium divergens nucleotide sequence ACACATCGAGGGCACGGTCACAGCATTGCAAAAGGAACCTCAATGACGGCAATGATGGCTGAATTATTCGGCAAACGAAGTGGTACAAACGCTGGTAAAGGTGGCAGTATGCATATTGCTGAATTAGCAGAGGGGAATTTAGGTTCAAATGGCATTGTGGGTGCAGGATTTCCCATTGCCGTTGGAGCCGCCTTATCTGCTCAATTAAAAGGCGAAGACCGAGTAGTTATTTGCTATGCTGGGGATGGCGCAACAAACGAAGGAAGTTTTCATGAAGCTTTAAATTTAGCCTCGATTTGGCAAGTTCCAGCACTCTTTTTTATTGAAAATAATCAATACGGGATGAGCAGTAAAATTGATCAGATGGTAAATATCCCTCAACTCTCCAAACGAGCTGAAAGCTATGGATTAAAAGGCGTAACGATTGATGGAAATGACTTAATCGCTGTACTCGATACAACTTATCAAGGGATAGAAGAAGCCAGAAAAGGCAATGGTCCGATGATGATAGAAGCCCTAACTTACCGTTTCAAAGGGCATTCAAAGTCAGATGAACGGATTTATCGCACAAAAGAAGAAGAGTTGCGTTGGGAAGAAGAACGAGACCCTATCAAATTAACTGAAAAATTATTGACGAACTCTCAAGTTGCTTCAAACGAAGAACTAATGAAATTAAAAAAACAAGCCTTTGAGAATGTTCAAAAAGCGGTTCAAGAAGCAGAAAAAAGTGAAGATAGTGAATTAAGTGATTTAACGACACAAGTTTATGCAGAATAGGAGGTGCGTGATGAGAGAAATAACTTATATCCAAGCAGTCAATGAAGCATTAGATGAAGCATTGGCAACAAATGAAGAAGTTTTCCTAATGGGAGAAGACATTGGTGTTTATGGTGGTGGCTTTGGTGCAACCAAAGGACTTGTTGAAAAATACGGCCAAAAGCGCATCCGCTCCACCCCTATTTCTGAAAGCGCGATTGCAGGAACAGCAGTTGGAGCAGCGATTACCGGCATGCGTCCTGTGATAGAACTCCAATTTTCCGATTTTATTACGATTGCTATGGATCAGCTAGTGAATCAAGCAGCAAAAATGCACTATATGTATGGCGGAAAAGTTAACGTACCCTTAGTAATGAGAACCGCTGGAGGATCAGGCACCGGTGCTGCAGCGCAACATTCCCAAAGTTTAGAAAATTGGATGGCGCATATTCCAGGATTAAAAGTCATTCAGCCCTCCAATGCCTATGACGCCAAAGGATTGCTACACGCAGCGATAGAAGATAATAATCCCGTGATGTTTTACGAACACAAATTATGCTATAAACTAAGCTGTGACGTTCCAAACGAAAAATATACGATTCCGATTGGAGTTGCAGCTATTAAACAACCAGGAACGGACATCACTGTCGTAGCTACAGGGGTGATGGTCCATAAAGCGCTAGACGTTGCAAAAAAACTAGCCCCAACAGGCATTTCTTTAGAAGTAATCGATCCAAGAACCTTAGTCCCATTAGATAAAGAAACGATTTTAAAATCAGTCATCAAAACAGGTCGACTAATGATTGTCCATGAGGCTGTAAAAGAAAGTGGCTTTGGAGGCGAAATTGCAAGTATAGTTGTTGAAAGCGAGGCATTCTATTCCTTAAAAGCACCCATCAAACGCTTAGGAGGAGCATTTATTCCGATGCCTTACCAAAAAGAATTAGAAAAAGCCGCGATTCCGCAATGTGAAGATATCGAAGCAGCAGCCAAAACGCTTATGCATGAGCATAAAAATTAAAAAAGAACGAGAACGTAAGGGGGGATACGTTGAGAATTACCGAAGATCGACGCAACCTATTAAAAGCGGCTACCATGTATTACAGCGAAGGAAAAACCCAAGCAGAAATTGCCAAAAAAATGAACATTTCAAGACCCGTTATTTCAAAAATGCTACAACTTGCGAGACAGGAAGGCATTGTTGAAATTTACGTCAAAGATGAAAATGCACATTCGATTGCGTTGGCCTTAGAAATTGAAAAAAAATATCAACTAAATGATGTAATTGTAGTTCCTAAAAGCATCGAATTTTCCAAAAGTACGATTAAGCATAATGTGGCTAAAGCGGCAGTTTCCTATTTAACTACACACCTAACAAAGGATGCTAAAATAGGCCTTTCTTGGGGGACGACGATTGCAGAAGTTATTGACGAAATGCCTTATTTATCAAAGCCAGGAATAACGATCCATCCTTTAGTTGGTGGTATCCAAAGCCAACATGTTTATTTAGATGCCAACCATTTGACCTTTTTATTAGCTGAAAAATTATCTGCTCAGTGTAGCTATTTTTACGCACCAGCATTGGCTGACACCATTGAATTAAAAGAATTACTAGCAGAATCAACCGTAGTTGAAACCGCAATGTCTGATGCCCGTAAAGTTGAGTTAGCCGTAATTGGTGTGGGAAATCCTTTAGACAATACCACTTGGAAAGAACTCGGTTATATTGGAAAAAAAGAGCTGACACAAGCAAAAAAACAAGGAATTGTTGGAGATGCGGTAGCCTCTTTGTTTGATAAAACAGGCCAAACCGTTGTCACCGATTTAACGAAGCGAATGATGGGAATGACAATTGAAGACTTGGTTCAAATTCCCAATGTAGTGGCAATTGCGTCAGGATCAACTAAAGGAACAAGCATTCAAGCCCTATTAAACAATCATGTAATAAATACCTTGATTATCGATCAATCCATTGCAGAACAACTATACTAAGAAACAAAAGGAGTAAAAAAATGAGCTTAAAAAAAATAACCCCAGTAAACATTCAATTATCAACAACGATTACACAATATGAAGCAGTAGAAAACCACACTTTCGATGTAATGGGGCAAGCCACTCAAATGGGAGATACCCTCTATGTGCGTTACAAAGAAGAAACCGAAGGCGAGACCCCAGTTACAATTAAAATAGAACCAGATGGAACTGTGGGGTTGATTCGAGCAGGAGAAACAAGAACAAAATTACGTTTTGGCAAAGGTGAACGTTATGTGACACACTATACGACCCCTCAAGGAGTAGTTTCATTAGAAACAATGACCAATCATTTGCAAATTAGTTTGATGGATCAACCCTTTCGTGGCAATCTAGAAATCCATTACGATCTCTATATGGGAAAAGAAAAATTAGGAGAATACAAATTACAATTGCTTTTTACTGCCTAAATATTGTATGATAAAGAGTAGACTGTTGAAAGGACGTGGCGAATGTGGAATTAAAACGATTTGACGGTATGAAAAAAGATGAATTGTCAATGATTGAAGTAGCTCATGCCATTTTAGAACAAAAAGGAGACGTGATGGATTTTTCTGAACTCGTTGAACAAATTCAGAAATTTTTAGGCACTTCTGCTGCAAAAGTGAAAAAAAATACTCCGCAATTTTATACAGATTTAAATATTGATGGTAGTTTTATTTCTTTAGGAGACAATCGTTGGGGGTTACGTTCATGGTATCCAATCGATTCAATCGATGAAGAAGTAACTCATTCAACTGAAGAAGAGGCTCCACGTCGTAAAAAACGTAAAAAAGTGAGTGCATTTGTTCCAAATGTCGATGATGATGTAATTGATTACAACGATGACGATCCAGAAGATGAAGATGTTGTCTTAGTGGATGACGAAGGTGTTGTTGTTGATGATGAAAGTACAGAAGATCTTGGCGAATACAAATCTGACTTAACTGAATTAGGGACAGACGAAGATGAAGAAGACGAACTTCCAGATGGAATTGAAGGTTCTTTAACTTTAATTGATGAAGACGAAGAAGAAGATGACTTCGATTCAGAAGATGAAATCAACCCAATTTAATGAATTGACAAAACTTTCCTTTTTGGGAGAGTTTTTCTTTTTTTGTTGATTTCAGCAAGTCAGTCGACATTTTTTTTGACGATTTAAGTTGATGTAGGCTCGTTTCACTTAAATCAAAAAATAAATGCCTTGACGATTGTCTGTTTTGATTGTATTATCTTTATTGGGCTCCCTAAAGAGTAATCTTGAAGGACCGATGAGATAAACGATAATCACGCTCCCCGTTCATTTATGGATGGGGAGCTTTGTTTTTTGTTTTCAGTACCCTAAATAAAAAATGCAAACAAGATTGCTATTGAAGCTAAGTAGCGTCTGTTTTTATTTTTTAGGCAAGGTTTAGTTTGTAAGAAACGAGATTTCAGAAATAAGATTGTTTTATTCTTTGTTCATTCTTAGCTTAAAGAGAGAGGAAACAAGTGAAAAAAACTATCGATTATTTCAAAAAAACACACAAAGGAGTTCGATTTAATGACCAAGTATATTTTTGTAACAGGTGGCGTTGTATCTTCAATAGGAAAAGGGATTGTAGCAGCATCTCTAGGAAGATTGTTGAAAAATCGTGGACTAAAAGTAACCATTCAAAAATTTGATCCATACATCAACGTAGACCCAGGAACGATGAGCCCATACCAACATGGTGAAGTTTTTGTAACCGATGATGGTGCGGAAACAGATTTAGATTTAGGTCATTATGAACGTTTTATTGATATTAACTTAAACAAATATTCAAACGTAACAACTGGCAAAGTGTATTCAGAAGTATTACGTAAAGAGCGTAAAGGGGAATATTTAGGCGCAACCGTGCAAGTTATTCCACATATTACCAATGAAATCAAAGAAAAAATCATGCGTGCAGGTCAAACAACGGATTCTGATATCGTCATTACAGAAGTCGGTGGAACGGTTGGAGATATCGAGTCATTGCCTTTCCTAGAAGCATTACGTCAAATGAAAGCTGATGTTGGTGCGGATAACGTGATGTACATCCATACAACCTTGATTCCTTATTTAAATGCAGCTGGCGAAATGAAAACAAAACCAACACAACACAGCGTGAAAGAATTACGCAGCTTAGGAATTCAACCAAACATTTTAGTGGTTCGTACTGAAAAACCAGTACCACAAAGCTTGAAAGACAAGTTAGCATCATTTTGTGACGTTGACCCAGAAGCAGTGATTGAATCACGTGACGTTGAAACTCTTTACTCAATTCCATTAGCATTACAAGCACAAAACATGGATCAAATTGTTTGCGATCATTTAAAATTAGACGCTCCTGTTGCGGATATGACTGAATGGATCAAACTAGAAGAAAAAGTATTAGGCTTGAAAAAAATGACAAGAATTGCATTAGTTGGAAAATACGTTGAATTACCAGATGCTTATTTATCAGTTGTTGAAGCATTAAAACATGCCGGTTTTGAATACGATTCAGATATTCAAATTGATTGGGTCAACGCAGAACACGTAACAGACGAAAACGTTGCGTCAATGTTAAAAGAAGCCGATGGTATCTTAGTAC carries:
- a CDS encoding thiamine pyrophosphate-dependent dehydrogenase E1 component subunit alpha, which encodes MTSRIKNLAGLSDEDFKNIYQMMWEIRFFDEKVEELFAKGKIHGTTHLSIGQEATAAGTGYLLRKTDWITSTHRGHGHSIAKGTSMTAMMAELFGKRSGTNAGKGGSMHIAELAEGNLGSNGIVGAGFPIAVGAALSAQLKGEDRVVICYAGDGATNEGSFHEALNLASIWQVPALFFIENNQYGMSSKIDQMVNIPQLSKRAESYGLKGVTIDGNDLIAVLDTTYQGIEEARKGNGPMMIEALTYRFKGHSKSDERIYRTKEEELRWEEERDPIKLTEKLLTNSQVASNEELMKLKKQAFENVQKAVQEAEKSEDSELSDLTTQVYAE
- a CDS encoding alpha-ketoacid dehydrogenase subunit beta — translated: MREITYIQAVNEALDEALATNEEVFLMGEDIGVYGGGFGATKGLVEKYGQKRIRSTPISESAIAGTAVGAAITGMRPVIELQFSDFITIAMDQLVNQAAKMHYMYGGKVNVPLVMRTAGGSGTGAAAQHSQSLENWMAHIPGLKVIQPSNAYDAKGLLHAAIEDNNPVMFYEHKLCYKLSCDVPNEKYTIPIGVAAIKQPGTDITVVATGVMVHKALDVAKKLAPTGISLEVIDPRTLVPLDKETILKSVIKTGRLMIVHEAVKESGFGGEIASIVVESEAFYSLKAPIKRLGGAFIPMPYQKELEKAAIPQCEDIEAAAKTLMHEHKN
- a CDS encoding sugar-binding transcriptional regulator, producing the protein MRITEDRRNLLKAATMYYSEGKTQAEIAKKMNISRPVISKMLQLARQEGIVEIYVKDENAHSIALALEIEKKYQLNDVIVVPKSIEFSKSTIKHNVAKAAVSYLTTHLTKDAKIGLSWGTTIAEVIDEMPYLSKPGITIHPLVGGIQSQHVYLDANHLTFLLAEKLSAQCSYFYAPALADTIELKELLAESTVVETAMSDARKVELAVIGVGNPLDNTTWKELGYIGKKELTQAKKQGIVGDAVASLFDKTGQTVVTDLTKRMMGMTIEDLVQIPNVVAIASGSTKGTSIQALLNNHVINTLIIDQSIAEQLY
- a CDS encoding DUF1934 domain-containing protein codes for the protein MSLKKITPVNIQLSTTITQYEAVENHTFDVMGQATQMGDTLYVRYKEETEGETPVTIKIEPDGTVGLIRAGETRTKLRFGKGERYVTHYTTPQGVVSLETMTNHLQISLMDQPFRGNLEIHYDLYMGKEKLGEYKLQLLFTA
- the rpoE gene encoding DNA-directed RNA polymerase subunit delta, with protein sequence MELKRFDGMKKDELSMIEVAHAILEQKGDVMDFSELVEQIQKFLGTSAAKVKKNTPQFYTDLNIDGSFISLGDNRWGLRSWYPIDSIDEEVTHSTEEEAPRRKKRKKVSAFVPNVDDDVIDYNDDDPEDEDVVLVDDEGVVVDDESTEDLGEYKSDLTELGTDEDEEDELPDGIEGSLTLIDEDEEEDDFDSEDEINPI
- a CDS encoding CTP synthase, whose product is MTKYIFVTGGVVSSIGKGIVAASLGRLLKNRGLKVTIQKFDPYINVDPGTMSPYQHGEVFVTDDGAETDLDLGHYERFIDINLNKYSNVTTGKVYSEVLRKERKGEYLGATVQVIPHITNEIKEKIMRAGQTTDSDIVITEVGGTVGDIESLPFLEALRQMKADVGADNVMYIHTTLIPYLNAAGEMKTKPTQHSVKELRSLGIQPNILVVRTEKPVPQSLKDKLASFCDVDPEAVIESRDVETLYSIPLALQAQNMDQIVCDHLKLDAPVADMTEWIKLEEKVLGLKKMTRIALVGKYVELPDAYLSVVEALKHAGFEYDSDIQIDWVNAEHVTDENVASMLKEADGILVPGGFGDRGLEGKISAIRYARENKVPFLGICLGMQLACVEFARNVAGLADADSAETNPNCENNIIDLMSDQENIENLGGTLRLGLYPCHLVPGTVAAKSYDNAEVVEERHRHRYEFNNEYRQTLEEAGLVFSGVSPDNRLVEIVELSDHPFYVACQFHPELISRPTRPQKLFTGFIGAALQSK